One Sediminibacillus dalangtanensis genomic region harbors:
- the ruvA gene encoding Holliday junction branch migration protein RuvA, with the protein MIAYIKGNLEAVNEEAVIVEANGVGYEIICANPFAFQDVLGEQVLIYTYHYVREDNQTLFGFKKTDDKLLFSKLLNVSGIGPKGALAVLASVRVEEFVSAIEREDDKFLTQFPGIGKKTARQMILDLKGKLPDGFAAVAVETADRSSEEEALQGQNNALEEAIAAMKALGYSEREVKAIVPTLRQEQHENPDPYIRKGLALLMK; encoded by the coding sequence ATGATTGCATACATAAAAGGAAATTTGGAAGCAGTGAATGAAGAAGCTGTAATTGTAGAAGCGAATGGAGTTGGTTATGAAATCATTTGTGCAAATCCATTCGCATTTCAGGACGTATTGGGTGAGCAAGTGCTGATTTATACGTATCATTACGTCAGAGAAGACAATCAAACATTGTTCGGTTTTAAAAAAACAGATGACAAATTATTGTTTTCCAAGCTCCTGAATGTTTCAGGTATTGGTCCCAAAGGGGCGCTGGCCGTTCTTGCTTCTGTACGGGTGGAAGAATTTGTATCGGCTATTGAAAGGGAAGATGACAAATTTTTGACCCAATTCCCGGGAATCGGAAAAAAAACAGCCCGCCAAATGATTCTTGATTTGAAGGGTAAGTTGCCAGATGGATTTGCAGCCGTCGCTGTTGAAACTGCCGACCGGTCTTCGGAAGAGGAGGCTCTCCAGGGACAAAACAATGCCTTAGAGGAAGCGATTGCTGCTATGAAGGCATTGGGATATTCCGAACGCGAAGTAAAAGCAATCGTACCGACATTGAGACAGGAACAACATGAAAATCCCGATCCTTATATCCGGAAAGGATTGGCTTTGTTGATGAAATAA
- a CDS encoding BofC C-terminal domain-containing protein translates to MRKRRKLFVCSIAVIGITSVLLLIGVMQSIDERTTRAAEQKKQVTQKEPLVLEVTLQKQYMDGHVEESTHEEKIWAMEDFWSYYHDWQVVEQQEGKVVLKKEIADISPYMKEHGYFGLSDDQLAIFEGLPIHEQVIQSFYQIDTGELESYQRQRLQDGIKIDSKQVYEYVLEAYRGMAPQRSVNS, encoded by the coding sequence GTGAGAAAACGACGGAAGCTTTTTGTCTGCAGTATAGCAGTTATAGGAATAACCAGCGTATTGTTACTGATTGGAGTTATGCAATCAATTGATGAACGGACGACTCGGGCAGCAGAACAAAAAAAGCAGGTTACGCAAAAAGAACCGCTTGTATTGGAAGTGACCCTGCAGAAACAGTACATGGACGGACATGTAGAAGAAAGCACACATGAGGAAAAAATTTGGGCAATGGAAGACTTCTGGTCATACTACCATGATTGGCAGGTAGTCGAGCAGCAGGAAGGAAAGGTTGTCTTAAAAAAAGAAATAGCGGATATTTCCCCGTATATGAAAGAACATGGTTATTTCGGTTTATCAGATGATCAATTGGCTATATTTGAAGGACTGCCGATTCATGAACAGGTGATACAATCCTTTTATCAGATTGATACAGGTGAGTTGGAGAGTTATCAGAGACAAAGGCTTCAGGATGGTATCAAAATTGATTCCAAGCAAGTCTACGAATATGTTCTGGAGGCTTATCGAGGTATGGCTCCTCAACGCTCAGTTAACAGTTAA
- a CDS encoding YebC/PmpR family DNA-binding transcriptional regulator, with product MAGHSKWKNIQRRKNAQDAKRGKVFMKMAKEIFVAAKQGGGDPETNPSLRLAVDKAKANNMPNDNIDRAIKKATGDLEGVNYEEMTYEGYGPGGVAVMVKALTDNKNRTASEVRYAFNKNGGNLGENGCVAFMFDRKGYLVIDRSTTDADEDDMLLAAIEAGAEEMETTEDVFEIYTDPENFSEVKQQLEADGYIFSTAELTMIPQTLSPLGEDEAKQMIRLVDMLEDNEDVQDVYHNLDADEEILAQL from the coding sequence ATGGCTGGTCATTCTAAATGGAAAAATATACAACGACGCAAAAATGCACAGGATGCAAAGCGCGGGAAAGTATTCATGAAGATGGCGAAGGAAATATTCGTCGCTGCGAAACAGGGCGGTGGAGATCCCGAAACGAATCCGTCACTCCGCTTGGCGGTCGACAAAGCAAAAGCAAATAACATGCCGAATGATAATATCGATCGTGCGATAAAAAAAGCGACGGGTGACCTGGAAGGCGTAAATTATGAAGAAATGACATATGAAGGCTACGGACCAGGCGGGGTGGCTGTGATGGTGAAAGCATTGACAGATAATAAAAACCGGACTGCTTCAGAAGTCCGCTATGCTTTCAATAAAAATGGCGGGAACTTGGGTGAAAACGGATGTGTCGCATTCATGTTCGACCGCAAAGGCTATCTCGTCATTGATAGAAGTACAACAGACGCGGACGAGGATGATATGTTGTTGGCAGCCATAGAAGCTGGCGCAGAAGAGATGGAAACGACGGAAGACGTTTTTGAAATCTATACAGATCCGGAAAACTTCTCTGAAGTGAAACAGCAATTGGAAGCGGATGGATATATATTTTCCACGGCAGAATTGACGATGATACCACAGACACTCTCACCGCTCGGCGAAGACGAAGCCAAACAGATGATTCGTCTAGTCGATATGCTGGAAGATAACGAAGATGTTCAGGATGTTTACCATAACCTTGACGCCGACGAGGAAATCCTTGCCCAATTATAA